One window of the Capnocytophaga haemolytica genome contains the following:
- a CDS encoding ABC transporter permease encodes MKNLSIITQREYLNKVRNKSFVIMTFVSPLILIIFGALVAYLTQVNNSGAAKEIVVLDESGLFEGTFKPTESATYEYRTGGSLKDAKAAVLAKGKYGLLYIPNDSLPQVQFFSEETPPLSLVNTLTQAVENTLFQKNLTAKGIKAADIEKAKTKVNLQLENFTGERSSEIDSILKIAIGGAAGYLIFMFIIIYGNLIMRSVIEEKTNRIVEIIISSVRPQTLLLGKIFGSSLAGLTQFAIWIVIGGVGLALLPSFFPVAAPRVGELPMSDMSSILTAVSHFPFAELSLLFLLFFIGGYLLYSAIFATIGAMVDNETDTQQFIIPVLLPLILAVYVGMYSVIEEPHGTVSVVFSYIPLTSPVVMLMRVPFGVAWWEVLLSLLALYASFLLVIRLAGKIYRIGILIYGKKASYKDIWKWLRQ; translated from the coding sequence ATGAAGAATTTAAGCATCATCACCCAGAGAGAATACCTGAACAAGGTAAGGAATAAGTCGTTTGTGATAATGACCTTTGTGAGTCCGCTGATACTCATCATTTTCGGGGCATTGGTAGCCTACCTAACCCAAGTAAACAACTCAGGGGCAGCAAAGGAGATTGTAGTATTGGACGAGAGCGGTCTGTTTGAGGGCACTTTTAAGCCTACGGAGAGTGCCACGTATGAATATCGCACCGGTGGCAGTCTCAAGGATGCGAAGGCAGCAGTGCTCGCTAAGGGCAAGTACGGACTGCTGTATATACCCAATGATAGTCTGCCGCAAGTGCAGTTTTTCAGTGAGGAGACCCCTCCCCTATCCTTGGTAAACACACTGACGCAGGCAGTTGAGAATACCCTTTTCCAGAAGAACCTCACTGCCAAAGGTATCAAAGCGGCTGACATTGAGAAGGCTAAAACTAAGGTAAACTTGCAGCTTGAGAACTTCACAGGCGAACGCAGTTCGGAGATAGACAGCATCTTGAAGATTGCTATTGGCGGGGCGGCGGGCTACCTCATCTTTATGTTTATCATCATCTACGGCAACCTGATAATGCGCAGTGTGATTGAGGAAAAGACCAACCGCATTGTGGAAATCATCATCTCCTCGGTAAGACCTCAAACGCTGCTCTTAGGGAAAATCTTCGGTAGCTCGCTGGCAGGGCTGACACAGTTTGCTATATGGATCGTCATCGGTGGGGTGGGATTGGCATTGCTGCCGTCGTTCTTTCCTGTTGCTGCGCCACGTGTGGGTGAACTCCCTATGAGCGATATGAGCAGTATTCTCACGGCAGTATCGCATTTCCCTTTTGCTGAGCTATCGCTGCTATTCCTGCTATTCTTTATAGGCGGCTACCTGCTTTACAGTGCCATCTTTGCCACTATCGGGGCTATGGTGGACAACGAGACGGATACGCAACAATTTATTATCCCTGTATTGCTACCGCTGATATTGGCGGTCTACGTTGGGATGTACAGCGTGATAGAAGAGCCTCACGGAACGGTGTCGGTGGTGTTCTCGTACATCCCCCTGACCTCGCCTGTGGTAATGCTAATGCGCGTGCCCTTTGGTGTGGCGTGGTGGGAGGTGCTGCTATCGCTCCTCGCGCTGTATGCGAGCTTCCTATTAGTAATTCGCTTGGCAGGGAAGATTTACCGCATAGGGATACTCATCTATGGGAAGAAAGCGAGTTATAAAGACATCTGGAAGTGGCTCAGACAGTAG